The following proteins come from a genomic window of Winogradskyella sp. PC-19:
- a CDS encoding PKD domain-containing protein, with protein MFKKILLFTFFVFSVQVFSQDLLMQDGTFNQCMGTFLDSGGSSGNYSGNEDFTITICPDNPGDAININFTTFSSQDGIDILSIFDGTDATAPPLGMFSGTSSPGLVEPSVANTSGCLTFVWTTNGSGNTIGWAADISCFTPCQNIIANVDSTIPDSSAANVVVADENEVITFNGSGTFSTGGTGATYLWDFGDGNTAMGESVTHAYTTAGLFVVTLTITDTAGCTNTNSIDLTAQIGSTSPGNPSVDAGADIDIPCTETCTTLTASFLDIGDTSTYTVNSIPFVPPFSFNGLTNSVNTNIDDQWDDVEDLPFDFCFFDDIETQFQVGSNGVIRFDVDPGDTTNDFNPSNLPLPNNTDPALSEVNVFTPLHDIDPSVGNGSDEIAWEIIGTAPNRVLAVSFYNVPMWNCNSELATHMAVFYETTNVIDIYVENAPFCGSWNNNKVIGIQNDAGTEAFVPPGRNTNEGGGWTATDEAWRFTPAGPSIVEFAWLDDMGNVLSTDASFEVCPTDASTTYTAQVTYTNCNGDITIVTDDVTVTTNSPFTVDLGADVNQCEGDADVDLDATTVGATSYQWSLNGVDLVG; from the coding sequence ATGTTTAAAAAAATACTATTATTTACGTTTTTTGTCTTTTCTGTACAGGTTTTTAGTCAGGATTTATTAATGCAAGACGGTACATTTAATCAATGTATGGGTACATTTTTAGATTCTGGTGGTTCTTCGGGTAACTATTCAGGAAATGAAGATTTTACGATAACCATATGTCCCGATAACCCAGGAGATGCAATAAATATTAATTTTACCACATTTAGTTCTCAAGATGGTATTGATATACTTTCTATTTTTGATGGTACTGATGCTACTGCACCGCCACTTGGTATGTTTTCTGGAACGAGTAGTCCAGGTTTGGTCGAGCCAAGTGTAGCTAACACATCAGGTTGTTTGACTTTTGTTTGGACTACAAATGGTAGCGGTAATACAATAGGTTGGGCTGCTGATATTAGTTGTTTTACGCCTTGTCAAAATATTATCGCAAATGTTGATAGTACAATACCAGATTCAAGTGCTGCGAATGTTGTAGTTGCAGATGAAAATGAAGTTATAACATTTAATGGTAGCGGTACATTTTCTACAGGAGGTACAGGAGCTACCTATCTTTGGGATTTTGGTGATGGTAATACAGCCATGGGAGAATCTGTAACTCATGCCTACACAACTGCTGGTCTTTTTGTAGTGACATTAACAATAACAGATACGGCTGGTTGTACAAATACCAATAGTATTGATTTAACTGCGCAAATAGGCTCTACTAGCCCAGGTAATCCATCTGTAGATGCAGGTGCTGATATAGATATTCCTTGTACTGAAACATGTACGACATTAACAGCATCGTTTTTAGATATAGGGGATACAAGTACCTATACTGTAAATAGTATTCCTTTTGTGCCGCCTTTTTCTTTTAATGGTCTAACAAATTCTGTTAACACTAATATTGATGATCAATGGGATGATGTTGAAGATTTACCATTTGATTTTTGCTTTTTTGACGATATCGAGACACAATTTCAAGTAGGCTCTAATGGAGTCATCAGATTCGATGTTGATCCCGGAGATACTACTAATGATTTTAATCCAAGTAATTTACCACTACCTAATAACACAGACCCGGCTTTATCTGAGGTAAATGTTTTTACACCTTTACATGATATTGATCCATCAGTTGGTAACGGTAGTGACGAAATAGCTTGGGAAATCATAGGTACAGCACCAAACAGAGTTTTGGCAGTAAGTTTTTATAATGTACCAATGTGGAATTGTAATTCAGAGTTAGCTACTCATATGGCTGTTTTTTATGAGACAACAAACGTTATAGATATTTATGTTGAGAATGCACCATTTTGTGGTAGTTGGAACAATAATAAAGTTATAGGTATTCAAAACGATGCAGGTACAGAAGCTTTTGTACCACCAGGAAGAAATACTAACGAAGGCGGCGGATGGACTGCAACTGACGAAGCATGGCGTTTTACACCAGCTGGACCAAGTATTGTTGAATTTGCCTGGCTTGATGATATGGGTAATGTATTAAGTACAGATGCTAGTTTCGAGGTTTGTCCAACAGACGCTTCAACCACATATACTGCACAAGTTACCTATACTAACTGTAACGGAGATATTACAATAGTTACTGATGATGTTACTGTGACTACTAATAGTCCATTTACTGTAGATTTAGGTGCAGACGTTAACCAATGTGAAGGTGACGCGGATGTTGATTTAGACGCAACTACTGTAGGAGCTACATCTTACCAATGGTCTCTTAATGGGGTTGATTTAGTTGGTTAA
- a CDS encoding T9SS type B sorting domain-containing protein, which produces MFKKHIYFLLFLSFSILSYGQFSVPGGVTCDQASPICSDNSGTYVFENNIDNSTNINTPIGCLGDAPRPSWFFMQVDQTGNLAFTINQWEDNNGDGINNDGPGTGIDVDFIAWGPFSNDTGNCNNINTTCPTCPQDNSGTTYYQNDLDNSNIVDCSYSGAPTETLTINNAQSGEFYLILIANYGTGPNQPGIPGSIEIVQTNLGVPGGGSTDCSIIDVNGILGPDQNICELSSTTLDANPTSDPDFVDYAWQYDDGTGFVPIPGTDGMSSISVSNSGQYQVTITDNLGNSDDDVIEITVTALPTVNPVQNQIICDTNNDGFFDFNFSTLTTTVVGVQIDVEVSYHNSLSDAEMDMNPITGLYPNATAYTVETIFIRVENTNNTDCASTGSFDINVFNTPTANVVDDQLVCDDNNDGFWGFDLNALRTTVLGTQPTTDYAVTFHPTLADADANTAALPNTYTNQIAYTSETIFVRIENNINTDCYATTDLEIDVFDTPTAGVVADQLICDNDNDGFWNFDFDALQPDVLGTQAMAQYSITFHENQVDADADANPIASPYTNLMAYQQQTIVARIENVDNANCYATSDFIIDVFDQPTPSTYTYGVCDDNADGDDTNGFVDFPLGPADIDTFVLNGQDPMQFTVSYHLNQADADNDSGAITNLYTDDRQIIARVENNDNILCYETIAVDLEVNALPIITNMVSLLQCDTDTDGISDFNLTESEVLISTNSAAETFTYHMSFAEADTGNNPIPNITAYTNTDPSSNPDILFVRTENADGCHRVAQLDLFVSTTSIPPGFLIPTYQECDDTRVDANITDGITTFDFSDATPQIVGLFPPGQIITVTYYETTADALAEINAIPDISNHINTASPFNQTITYRIDSDVDNSCLGIGEFELETINPMPNLNPDPIILCDDVTAGDLVETFDLRQREAFIFNGETNVSATYHLDYDEAVAGSNAIPTPSAYNNTSPSETIFVRVTNTDNCFAIVELDIVINPLPDDNVMVTDFFECENNTDFFFDFDLETKTPEVLNGQDPMQFTVTYHETQLDADNLTNPLASPYTNTSSPQPIFVAITNNTTGCSVSTITFNIEINEGAEALDDLYEECDVVNDNDGFTQFDLASRSPIILDGQDPLAFSISYHFSFDDAFNDVNPLPLLYENFVINSQVIYARVSNVIRPAECFAISEVTLQVNLLPIFDLEDEYILCLTSNNEAVVDVPPVLDTELPASDYSFEWSLDGVVLPTETGPTLTPTQGGIYDVVVTDTSTSTVTMCQNFDSAEVIEGGIPDTFTVEVTSQAFNGNNMIIAMATGNSTYEYSLDNGPWQLDTNFENVTGGQHTVYARDILGCGIISEIVTVIDYPKFFTPNGDGNNDAWNIKGIDTQPAAVIYIYDRYGKLLKQLSPTSSGWDGTFNGNRMPSSDYWFTLEYFEPITNESRTFSAHFALKR; this is translated from the coding sequence ATGTTCAAAAAACACATATACTTTTTACTGTTTTTAAGCTTTTCAATTTTGTCCTATGGACAGTTTAGTGTGCCAGGTGGAGTAACCTGTGATCAAGCAAGTCCAATTTGTTCTGATAATTCTGGTACTTATGTTTTTGAGAATAATATCGATAATTCTACTAATATTAATACACCAATAGGTTGTTTAGGTGATGCACCGAGGCCATCTTGGTTTTTTATGCAAGTAGATCAAACAGGAAATTTAGCTTTTACCATAAATCAGTGGGAAGATAATAATGGTGATGGCATTAATAACGATGGACCTGGAACAGGAATTGATGTGGATTTTATTGCTTGGGGACCTTTTTCTAATGACACAGGAAACTGTAATAATATAAACACGACTTGTCCAACTTGTCCTCAAGATAATTCTGGAACTACATACTACCAAAATGATTTAGACAATTCTAATATCGTTGATTGTAGTTATTCAGGTGCGCCAACCGAAACTCTAACTATAAATAACGCGCAATCAGGAGAGTTTTATTTAATACTCATTGCTAATTATGGAACTGGGCCAAATCAACCAGGTATACCAGGTTCTATCGAAATTGTTCAAACTAACCTAGGAGTTCCAGGTGGTGGATCTACAGACTGTAGCATTATAGATGTTAATGGTATATTGGGACCTGATCAAAATATTTGTGAATTATCTTCAACAACTTTAGATGCAAATCCAACTAGCGATCCTGATTTTGTAGATTATGCTTGGCAATACGATGATGGTACTGGTTTTGTACCAATACCTGGTACTGATGGTATGTCTTCTATTTCGGTTTCTAACTCTGGTCAATATCAAGTTACAATTACAGATAATTTGGGTAACTCAGATGACGATGTTATAGAAATTACTGTTACAGCTTTGCCAACAGTCAATCCCGTACAAAATCAGATAATTTGCGACACCAATAATGATGGCTTTTTTGATTTCAATTTTTCAACGTTAACTACAACTGTTGTAGGTGTTCAGATAGATGTTGAGGTAAGTTATCATAATTCCTTAAGTGATGCTGAAATGGATATGAATCCTATAACAGGATTATATCCTAATGCAACAGCATACACAGTAGAAACCATTTTTATAAGAGTAGAAAACACAAATAATACTGATTGTGCTAGTACGGGAAGTTTTGATATTAATGTCTTTAATACTCCAACTGCTAATGTTGTAGACGATCAATTAGTCTGTGATGACAATAACGATGGGTTTTGGGGTTTTGATTTAAACGCATTACGTACAACAGTTTTAGGTACACAACCTACTACAGACTATGCAGTAACATTTCACCCTACATTAGCAGATGCAGATGCGAATACTGCGGCGTTACCAAATACATATACTAATCAGATAGCCTATACTTCAGAAACAATTTTTGTGCGTATAGAGAATAATATTAATACAGATTGTTATGCAACAACTGATTTAGAAATCGATGTCTTTGATACACCAACAGCTGGAGTAGTAGCAGATCAATTAATTTGTGACAACGATAATGATGGTTTTTGGAATTTTGATTTTGATGCATTGCAGCCAGATGTTTTGGGCACACAGGCTATGGCTCAATATTCTATTACTTTTCATGAGAATCAAGTAGACGCCGATGCCGATGCGAATCCAATAGCTTCGCCTTACACTAATTTAATGGCCTATCAACAACAAACTATAGTGGCAAGAATTGAAAACGTAGATAATGCAAATTGTTATGCAACATCCGATTTTATAATAGATGTCTTTGATCAGCCAACACCTTCAACTTATACATACGGAGTTTGTGATGATAATGCAGATGGCGATGATACAAATGGGTTTGTTGATTTTCCGCTTGGACCTGCAGATATAGATACTTTTGTTCTTAATGGTCAAGACCCAATGCAGTTTACAGTAAGTTATCACTTAAATCAAGCCGATGCAGACAATGATTCTGGAGCGATTACCAACTTATACACTGATGATAGGCAAATTATTGCCAGAGTAGAGAATAATGATAACATATTATGTTATGAAACTATTGCTGTAGATTTAGAAGTCAATGCTTTACCGATTATTACAAATATGGTAAGTCTATTACAATGTGACACTGATACTGATGGTATTTCAGATTTTAATTTAACCGAATCTGAGGTTTTAATCTCTACTAACTCAGCTGCTGAAACATTTACATACCATATGTCTTTTGCAGAGGCCGATACAGGTAATAATCCAATTCCAAATATTACTGCTTATACGAATACTGACCCATCTTCAAATCCAGATATTTTATTTGTAAGAACAGAAAATGCAGATGGCTGTCATAGAGTTGCGCAATTAGATTTATTTGTATCCACAACTTCAATTCCTCCTGGATTTTTAATACCAACTTATCAAGAGTGTGATGATACAAGAGTAGATGCTAATATTACAGACGGAATCACGACTTTTGATTTTAGTGATGCAACACCTCAAATTGTTGGATTGTTTCCTCCAGGTCAAATAATTACGGTTACTTATTACGAAACAACTGCAGATGCATTGGCAGAAATTAATGCGATTCCAGACATATCAAATCATATAAATACAGCATCTCCGTTTAATCAAACAATTACTTACAGGATTGATAGTGATGTTGATAATTCTTGTTTAGGTATAGGTGAGTTTGAGCTCGAAACTATAAACCCAATGCCAAATCTTAATCCAGACCCAATTATTTTGTGTGATGATGTTACAGCAGGAGATTTGGTAGAAACTTTTGATTTGAGGCAACGAGAAGCCTTCATTTTTAATGGAGAAACTAATGTCTCTGCAACATATCATTTAGATTATGACGAAGCTGTTGCTGGAAGTAATGCCATTCCAACACCTTCAGCTTACAATAATACAAGCCCATCAGAGACTATATTTGTTAGAGTTACAAATACTGATAACTGTTTTGCAATTGTAGAGTTGGATATTGTGATAAATCCGCTTCCTGATGATAATGTCATGGTAACAGATTTCTTTGAGTGCGAAAACAACACGGATTTCTTTTTCGATTTTGACTTAGAAACAAAAACACCAGAAGTATTAAATGGACAAGACCCAATGCAGTTTACGGTTACATATCACGAAACCCAACTTGATGCAGATAATCTAACAAACCCATTAGCAAGTCCATACACAAATACAAGTAGTCCTCAACCTATCTTTGTTGCTATTACAAATAACACTACAGGTTGTTCCGTAAGTACCATAACATTTAATATCGAAATAAATGAAGGCGCAGAAGCTCTTGACGATTTATATGAAGAATGTGATGTTGTTAATGATAATGATGGGTTTACTCAGTTTGATTTAGCTTCAAGAAGCCCAATTATTCTAGATGGTCAAGACCCATTAGCATTTAGTATTAGTTATCACTTTAGTTTTGATGATGCGTTTAACGATGTTAATCCATTACCACTATTGTATGAAAATTTTGTGATTAACTCCCAAGTTATTTATGCTAGAGTAAGTAATGTTATAAGACCAGCAGAATGTTTTGCTATATCAGAGGTAACCTTACAAGTGAATTTACTTCCGATTTTTGATTTAGAAGACGAATATATTTTATGCCTTACAAGTAATAACGAAGCTGTAGTAGATGTACCACCAGTTTTAGATACAGAATTACCTGCTTCGGATTATAGTTTTGAATGGAGTTTAGACGGTGTCGTATTGCCGACAGAGACTGGTCCAACTTTAACTCCAACACAAGGCGGAATTTATGATGTTGTCGTAACAGATACCTCTACATCTACAGTGACTATGTGTCAAAATTTTGATTCTGCAGAAGTCATTGAGGGCGGAATACCAGATACATTTACAGTTGAGGTAACTTCTCAGGCTTTTAATGGTAATAATATGATTATTGCGATGGCAACAGGAAACAGTACTTATGAGTATAGCTTGGACAATGGCCCATGGCAATTAGATACTAATTTCGAAAATGTAACTGGTGGTCAGCATACGGTTTATGCCAGAGATATATTAGGCTGTGGAATAATTTCTGAAATAGTTACGGTAATTGATTACCCAAAATTCTTTACTCCAAACGGAGATGGTAATAATGATGCTTGGAATATAAAAGGTATTGATACGCAGCCTGCAGCAGTGATTTACATCTATGACCGTTATGGAAAACTACTAAAACAATTAAGCCCAACTAGCTCAGGTTGGGACGGAACATTTAATGGTAACAGAATGCCAAGTAGTGATTATTGGTTTACCCTTGAGTATTTCGAGCCAATAACAAACGAATCCAGAACATTTAGTGCACATTTTGCACTTAAACGATAA
- the folE gene encoding GTP cyclohydrolase I FolE, with protein sequence MKIDNDFDIDAIGDDHIGTSSDTPLREDAFELSDSEKIESIKADVKHILEILGLDLNDDSLQGTPKRVAKMFVNEIFSGLHPDNKPKASTFDNKYKYGEMLVEKNITVYSTCEHHLLPIVGKAHVAYISNGTVIGLSKMNRIVDYYAKRPQVQERLTIQIVRELQEALGTDDVACVIDAKHLCVNSRGIKDVASSTVTSEFGGKFKTKETRREFLDYIKLDTEF encoded by the coding sequence ATGAAAATAGATAACGATTTTGATATAGACGCTATAGGGGATGACCATATAGGAACTTCTAGTGACACACCTCTAAGAGAGGATGCTTTTGAGTTAAGTGACTCTGAAAAAATTGAGAGTATAAAAGCAGATGTAAAACATATCCTTGAAATCTTGGGATTGGATCTTAATGACGATAGCCTTCAAGGCACACCAAAACGTGTTGCAAAAATGTTTGTTAACGAAATTTTTAGTGGCTTACACCCGGATAATAAACCTAAGGCATCAACATTTGACAACAAGTATAAATACGGCGAAATGCTTGTCGAAAAAAATATCACAGTATATTCGACTTGTGAGCATCACTTATTACCGATTGTAGGCAAAGCGCATGTGGCTTATATTTCAAACGGAACAGTTATAGGATTATCCAAAATGAATCGTATTGTCGATTATTATGCAAAACGCCCACAAGTACAAGAGCGTTTAACTATTCAGATTGTGAGAGAATTACAGGAGGCTTTAGGTACAGACGATGTTGCTTGTGTTATTGATGCTAAGCACCTTTGTGTAAACTCACGAGGCATCAAAGATGTTGCTAGTAGCACTGTTACTTCAGAATTTGGTGGAAAATTTAAAACCAAAGAAACACGCCGCGAATTCTTAGATTATATTAAATTAGATACTGAATTCTAA